Proteins found in one uncultured Desulfuromonas sp. genomic segment:
- the extI gene encoding selenite/tellurite reduction operon porin ExtI: MFRFKPSLFSAAVAGLVLLASSAFAGPTWTFGPDDEGLLKLDYKGQFQLDYRDTGSGSDGGDDTMEFNFRRNRIALVGAYGNLGIYAQTEYTEDVNIGPFEVSDGSSNEFRMLDAQIRYKFNDAFRVRAGKFKYNLTRENLEACEAPLTLDRSVLIRAPYVGTRDKGVAVWGNLFNDVFQYRVDVMNGRNDSESAPDSNFRYTGRAHVTFLDGETGYGYKGTYMGKKKVITLGAAYSVEEDVAYADVANEADAVDYKAWTVDFFAEYPIEGVGTFTLSTAYVDYDLDDGYQGVDPDSGICGVTGEKNGGYTKVAYMLPEVPLQFFFRAENWSLAELDGVYDQEIDWYGGGFNYYFRGQNLKLTVEYSTVEFDEETADYEDFDSLTAQIQVVF, from the coding sequence ATGTTTAGATTTAAACCAAGTCTTTTCAGTGCGGCTGTCGCTGGCCTTGTATTGTTGGCCTCATCGGCATTTGCTGGCCCAACTTGGACCTTTGGTCCTGATGATGAGGGCTTATTGAAGTTGGATTATAAAGGGCAGTTTCAACTGGACTACCGTGATACAGGATCGGGCTCCGATGGTGGTGACGATACCATGGAGTTTAATTTCCGTCGCAACCGGATTGCCTTGGTTGGGGCCTACGGTAATTTAGGTATTTATGCTCAAACTGAATATACTGAGGATGTCAATATTGGCCCGTTTGAAGTTAGTGACGGTTCCAGTAATGAGTTCCGTATGCTTGATGCCCAGATCCGGTATAAATTTAACGATGCATTTCGCGTGCGGGCCGGTAAATTCAAGTATAACTTGACCCGTGAGAACCTTGAGGCTTGTGAAGCACCCTTGACCTTGGATCGCTCCGTCTTGATCCGCGCTCCGTATGTTGGTACTCGGGACAAAGGTGTTGCTGTCTGGGGTAACCTGTTTAATGACGTCTTTCAGTATCGTGTGGATGTCATGAATGGTCGTAACGACTCTGAGTCCGCTCCGGATTCTAACTTCCGTTACACCGGGCGTGCTCACGTCACATTCCTCGATGGTGAGACAGGTTATGGTTATAAAGGTACCTACATGGGTAAAAAGAAAGTGATTACCTTGGGCGCAGCTTACTCTGTTGAAGAAGATGTGGCTTATGCTGATGTGGCCAACGAAGCAGATGCTGTTGATTACAAAGCATGGACTGTTGATTTCTTTGCCGAGTATCCCATTGAGGGTGTTGGTACCTTTACCCTGTCGACGGCTTATGTTGACTATGATCTCGATGACGGATATCAGGGCGTTGATCCCGACTCAGGTATTTGTGGGGTGACTGGTGAGAAGAATGGTGGTTACACAAAGGTTGCGTATATGCTGCCCGAAGTGCCGCTGCAATTCTTTTTCCGTGCTGAAAACTGGTCTCTGGCTGAATTAGACGGAGTTTATGACCAGGAGATCGATTGGTATGGTGGTGGTTTTAACTACTACTTCCGTGGCCAAAATCTTAAGCTAACTGTTGAATACTCCACCGTTGAATTCGATGAAGAAACTGCGGATTATGAAGACTTCGACAGCCTGACAGCGCAAATTCAAGTTGTTTTCTAA
- the extH gene encoding selenite/tellurite reduction operon rhodanese-like protein ExtH, with translation MIRKVFNHTSRNFSLFAVILLSTFVLTACGGGGGGSDSYDQPDTPTNDPVNGSASSVLIEADTLKQWLDEGLVNNTDSYDGKVVILEYGTTGDRIPGAIQVGVNELRGTRLDGLAPAASLVATGPQIDAVIQAAGIDENTTVVLMTGGKAYLSTRPYWTFRYWGFSQDRLKVLNGGKTAWTAAGYDLTSEETVVAPSTYSVKDIGAINDDLRVSIGELIETLDDATIANGTDYITIDARGGSATSGFVGAGTTTSLISGSVVFEGHPAGGIAFSQGALFDADGKFLDADTIKGLLETAGWQEGMPVITYCTSGFSCTPIFFAFEAILGTEVQVFDGSWSQAGQYAAIGTDADMDGVDDNTGAVLPSDSPWDLSFFVDDLAYNADDADKTVADIYTMPYSADLESWYNPGDEETDQVETTDSSYVTSGSSDDGDAPSAGGDSGSVGC, from the coding sequence ATGATTCGAAAGGTGTTTAACCACACTAGTAGGAATTTTTCACTATTCGCAGTAATTCTTCTTTCAACGTTTGTCTTGACCGCTTGCGGCGGTGGTGGTGGCGGGTCTGATAGTTATGACCAACCAGATACGCCGACAAACGATCCTGTAAATGGTTCAGCTTCAAGTGTTTTGATTGAAGCTGATACCCTGAAACAGTGGTTAGATGAAGGCCTTGTCAATAACACAGACAGCTATGACGGTAAGGTTGTTATTCTTGAGTATGGAACAACTGGAGATCGAATTCCTGGGGCAATTCAGGTTGGAGTTAATGAGCTGCGTGGAACTCGCCTTGATGGTTTGGCGCCAGCAGCATCTTTGGTTGCGACCGGACCTCAGATTGATGCAGTGATTCAGGCTGCAGGGATTGATGAGAATACGACAGTTGTTTTGATGACCGGTGGGAAGGCCTATCTTTCTACTCGTCCTTACTGGACATTCCGTTATTGGGGCTTTTCTCAAGACCGTTTAAAGGTTCTTAATGGTGGTAAAACCGCATGGACTGCTGCTGGTTATGACTTGACAAGTGAAGAAACCGTTGTGGCTCCCTCGACATACAGCGTTAAGGATATTGGTGCTATTAACGATGATCTGCGCGTGTCTATCGGGGAGCTGATTGAAACTCTTGATGATGCTACCATCGCCAATGGTACTGACTACATTACCATTGATGCCCGTGGTGGCTCTGCCACTTCAGGTTTTGTCGGAGCGGGAACAACTACTTCGCTTATTTCCGGCTCCGTTGTCTTTGAAGGACACCCTGCAGGTGGTATTGCCTTTAGCCAGGGAGCTCTTTTTGATGCTGATGGTAAGTTCCTGGATGCTGATACTATCAAAGGCCTGTTAGAAACTGCGGGATGGCAAGAGGGTATGCCTGTTATTACGTATTGTACCTCGGGTTTTTCTTGTACCCCGATTTTCTTTGCCTTCGAAGCAATTCTTGGTACGGAGGTTCAGGTTTTCGACGGTTCCTGGAGTCAGGCTGGTCAATATGCTGCCATTGGAACCGATGCTGACATGGATGGCGTTGATGATAATACAGGCGCAGTCCTTCCATCTGATTCTCCTTGGGATCTGAGTTTCTTTGTTGATGATCTTGCATACAATGCGGATGATGCAGATAAAACTGTTGCGGATATCTATACGATGCCTTACAGCGCAGACTTGGAGTCTTGGTACAATCCTGGTGATGAAGAAACTGACCAAGTTGAAACAACAGATAGCAGCTATGTCACCAGCGGATCCTCGGATGACGGAGACGCTCCCTCTGCAGGGGGCGATAGTGGTTCAGTCGGTTGCTAA
- a CDS encoding GAF domain-containing protein, with protein sequence MQSPKVIFNRKLLLQLVLFLASVVALFVLFWNIAIIPYYIRLEEREARYSATVVKLAFERELESLKQLVIGYAAGLGTRSVDTNNPQAWKAFFNQDMLSESQVAAVAVLGLDGRCLFSQVAEDGNGDLSDSFQSKINNDWLRQIKKYPSVLAGYFADEQSWYLVSGTYIGSTAETAPNHLHYLLFFRTVDDALVYTLSRQFRFKFKLNYPVASTEPHLQSLSRSQPVVVDSATDDFSNVYFKLEDVYKQRTALVQTFFPRDHILQLRHGSLIHLSFFGAVFFFMGIVLIVIVRSSVKKPFKELSEVVHSLRSEKKARLPIADFEGREVVSLVSEFNLLLDDLEQSKIHQFCSEQKSDLIQRVVPSAIFTVNVDKVVTSWNRCAERLTGYQADEMIGNECFLFAEKPCQENCGLFDDTVPKPIMARECTIRRKDGKLIQISKNVDFLKDTQGRVIGGIECFEDISDRKSSEQALQWELALNIRLANLSRSIIHAPSNVEEIADELLDHARNLTNSPHGFVAMRWADGPQRFLAQTPLFSESLHNRQSSDSFVSENRHSLLNCVYHYRDHVCFNDLDSLEMVSFVEGANEKINHFLALPIFDGDDHLLGQLALANKSGGYAEHDRQAVEQLVELFTVVLINYHG encoded by the coding sequence ATGCAATCACCTAAAGTCATATTCAATAGAAAACTTCTGCTGCAATTGGTCCTTTTCCTCGCCAGTGTTGTGGCCCTGTTTGTTCTGTTTTGGAATATCGCGATTATCCCCTATTATATTCGCCTTGAAGAGCGAGAAGCGCGCTATTCGGCAACTGTGGTTAAGCTTGCTTTTGAGCGTGAGCTTGAATCATTGAAGCAGCTGGTTATTGGCTATGCCGCTGGGCTTGGCACTCGATCTGTCGATACCAACAATCCGCAAGCGTGGAAAGCGTTTTTCAATCAGGACATGCTGTCGGAGAGTCAAGTGGCCGCTGTTGCCGTTCTTGGTTTGGATGGTCGTTGTCTGTTCAGTCAGGTTGCCGAGGATGGGAACGGAGATCTTTCAGACTCTTTTCAATCTAAAATCAATAATGACTGGTTGCGTCAGATCAAAAAGTACCCTTCTGTGCTTGCCGGTTACTTTGCAGATGAGCAAAGCTGGTACTTAGTATCTGGGACTTACATTGGTTCAACGGCAGAAACGGCGCCAAACCATCTTCATTATCTGCTTTTTTTTCGTACTGTTGATGATGCCCTCGTCTATACATTATCCCGTCAGTTTCGTTTTAAATTTAAGCTGAATTATCCCGTTGCTTCAACAGAACCACATTTGCAAAGCCTCTCACGTTCTCAACCCGTCGTTGTCGACAGCGCTACGGATGATTTTTCAAATGTCTATTTTAAGTTGGAAGATGTTTATAAACAACGCACTGCGTTGGTTCAAACGTTCTTTCCGCGAGACCACATTTTACAATTACGCCATGGCAGCTTGATCCATTTGTCTTTTTTCGGCGCTGTTTTCTTTTTTATGGGTATTGTTCTGATCGTTATCGTGCGCTCAAGTGTAAAAAAACCGTTTAAAGAGCTTTCCGAGGTTGTTCATAGTCTAAGAAGCGAGAAAAAAGCTCGTCTTCCTATCGCTGATTTTGAGGGTAGAGAGGTTGTCAGTCTTGTTTCTGAGTTCAATCTGTTGTTGGACGATCTTGAACAAAGTAAAATCCATCAGTTTTGTTCCGAGCAGAAATCTGATCTCATTCAACGGGTTGTTCCCAGTGCGATTTTTACCGTTAATGTAGATAAGGTTGTTACCAGCTGGAATCGGTGTGCCGAGCGACTTACCGGTTATCAGGCTGATGAGATGATTGGGAATGAGTGCTTTTTATTCGCAGAAAAACCCTGCCAGGAGAATTGCGGGTTGTTCGACGACACGGTTCCCAAGCCCATTATGGCTCGTGAGTGCACGATTCGTCGCAAAGATGGTAAACTCATTCAGATCAGTAAAAATGTTGATTTTTTAAAAGATACCCAAGGGCGAGTTATCGGTGGGATAGAGTGTTTTGAGGATATCTCGGATCGTAAATCTTCCGAACAGGCGTTGCAGTGGGAACTGGCGTTGAACATTCGTTTGGCCAACCTGTCGCGCTCCATTATTCATGCTCCGAGCAATGTGGAGGAAATTGCCGATGAACTGCTGGATCATGCCCGTAATCTAACCAATAGCCCCCACGGTTTTGTCGCAATGCGATGGGCGGACGGTCCGCAACGTTTTCTGGCACAGACCCCCTTGTTTTCAGAATCCTTGCACAATCGACAGTCGTCTGATTCCTTTGTGTCTGAGAATCGGCACTCTCTGTTGAACTGTGTCTATCATTATCGCGACCATGTGTGTTTTAACGATCTGGATTCTTTGGAGATGGTTTCGTTTGTGGAGGGCGCAAATGAAAAGATTAACCATTTTCTGGCGCTGCCAATTTTTGACGGCGATGACCATCTCCTCGGGCAGCTTGCTTTGGCCAATAAAAGTGGTGGTTACGCAGAGCATGATCGCCAGGCTGTTGAACAACTCGTTGAGTTGTTTACCGTTGTCCTTATTAATTACCATGGTTGA
- the extI gene encoding selenite/tellurite reduction operon porin ExtI — translation MNIISRVLLTFAGVALVTTSAFAGPTWTFGPDDEGLLKLDYKGQFQLDYRDTGSGSGHDDDSMEFNFRRNRLSLVGAYGNLGIYAQTEYTEDVNIGPFSVSDGSDSEFQMLDAQIRYKFNNAFRVRAGKFKYNLTRENLEACEMPLTLDRSVLIRAPFVSTRDKGVAVWGNLFNDIFQYRLDVMNGRNDSASAPDSNFRYTGRVHVTFLDGEKGYGYKGTYMGKKKVITLGAAYSAEEDVAYGDCANEMDAVDYQAWTVDFFAEYPVEGVGTFTLSTAYVDYDLDDGYKGADPDSGVIGVNGEKNGGYTKVAYMLPETPLQFFFRAESWSLAYLDGVYDQEIDWYGGGFNYYLRGQNLKLTVEYSTVEFDDESAQYEDFDSLTAQVQVVF, via the coding sequence GTGAACATTATATCAAGAGTGTTGCTTACCTTTGCAGGCGTGGCCCTAGTGACGACCTCGGCCTTTGCCGGGCCCACCTGGACCTTTGGCCCAGACGATGAGGGTCTCTTAAAGCTTGATTACAAAGGACAATTTCAGTTGGATTATCGCGATACCGGCTCAGGGTCAGGTCATGATGACGATAGCATGGAATTTAATTTCCGTCGCAACCGTCTTTCACTGGTCGGCGCCTACGGTAATTTGGGGATTTACGCCCAAACGGAATACACAGAGGATGTCAATATCGGCCCATTTTCCGTATCGGACGGCTCCGATAGCGAATTCCAGATGCTGGATGCGCAAATACGCTACAAGTTTAATAATGCGTTTCGCGTACGGGCCGGTAAATTCAAATACAACCTTACCCGTGAAAATTTGGAAGCCTGTGAAATGCCTTTGACCCTGGATCGCTCAGTCTTGATCCGTGCGCCGTTTGTTTCAACTCGCGATAAAGGTGTTGCCGTTTGGGGTAATCTGTTTAACGATATTTTCCAGTATCGTCTCGATGTTATGAATGGTCGAAATGACTCCGCATCGGCACCTGATTCCAACTTCCGCTATACTGGCCGCGTACATGTGACGTTCCTTGATGGTGAGAAAGGCTATGGGTATAAAGGGACCTATATGGGTAAGAAAAAAGTGATTACCCTGGGTGCCGCCTATTCCGCTGAAGAAGATGTCGCTTATGGGGATTGCGCGAATGAGATGGATGCCGTGGACTATCAAGCGTGGACGGTTGATTTCTTCGCAGAGTATCCTGTTGAAGGCGTTGGTACATTCACCCTGTCGACAGCCTATGTAGACTATGATCTTGATGATGGCTATAAGGGCGCGGATCCAGACTCAGGCGTCATCGGTGTTAATGGTGAAAAGAACGGTGGTTATACCAAGGTGGCCTATATGCTGCCTGAAACACCACTGCAGTTTTTCTTCCGTGCCGAAAGCTGGTCTCTGGCTTATCTCGATGGTGTTTATGATCAGGAGATCGACTGGTACGGTGGTGGGTTTAATTACTACTTGCGTGGCCAGAATCTCAAACTGACCGTAGAGTACTCTACCGTTGAATTTGATGATGAATCCGCCCAATATGAAGACTTTGACAGTCTGACAGCACAGGTCCAAGTGGTTTTTTAA
- the extH gene encoding selenite/tellurite reduction operon rhodanese-like protein ExtH — protein MIRRVFKHAKNNVFLFTAIVLSCFVLTACGGGGGGGDSYDEPEAQPTTPITGQVDNVLIDAPTLKAWMDAGLVNSDAFENVVILQPNSYSGGHIAGTQEWTAPRGIDRIDGPVLSGNMVLDGESMDDAIQAAGIKAGSTIVLVPTGYPDTTTDRAYLMFRYWGFPKEKIKVLNGGLPAWQAYGYDVTEAVSPVAASNFSVADLPGGPDFDARASLSEAIVGVTEETVVPYNTYANTSNVTTATITETLDGSYNGEAGNGGYVIFQGLMFDGVTDNMLAGLRTTTMIEGTEVTVLKSAEEMRSFLVDDLGVDLSKTIMTYCRAGNLASSGFAPIDIVLGNEVDVMTYDGSWSQWGSLTADETVVPSAAYVLPVGYSAWATDVLTSDGAGGAPFYLYPADNTTEIQQPFFFDAPLSPYDEGANTIEDEDYEYWYYGGEEAGAPSAGNAGDAGGC, from the coding sequence ATGATTCGAAGAGTTTTTAAACACGCAAAAAATAATGTTTTTTTATTCACAGCCATTGTTTTGTCCTGTTTTGTGTTGACCGCTTGTGGCGGCGGCGGTGGTGGAGGTGATAGCTATGACGAACCAGAGGCTCAACCAACAACGCCGATCACTGGTCAGGTTGACAATGTTTTGATTGATGCTCCGACGCTTAAAGCCTGGATGGATGCAGGCTTAGTTAATTCTGATGCCTTTGAGAATGTCGTCATCCTGCAACCCAACAGCTACAGTGGCGGCCATATTGCAGGCACTCAGGAGTGGACGGCGCCACGGGGTATTGACCGTATTGATGGCCCGGTCCTGAGTGGCAACATGGTTCTTGATGGAGAATCCATGGATGATGCGATTCAGGCCGCCGGTATTAAAGCCGGAAGCACCATTGTCCTTGTTCCCACCGGTTATCCGGATACAACAACCGACCGCGCATACCTCATGTTCCGCTACTGGGGATTCCCAAAAGAAAAAATCAAAGTACTCAACGGTGGTTTGCCTGCCTGGCAAGCCTATGGTTATGACGTAACAGAAGCCGTTTCTCCTGTCGCCGCATCGAATTTCAGTGTTGCCGACTTGCCCGGTGGCCCGGACTTTGATGCTCGTGCGTCTCTTAGTGAAGCGATTGTCGGTGTAACGGAAGAAACCGTAGTTCCTTACAATACCTATGCAAATACGTCCAATGTCACCACCGCAACCATTACAGAGACGTTGGATGGCTCCTACAATGGTGAAGCGGGCAATGGCGGTTATGTGATTTTTCAGGGCCTGATGTTTGATGGCGTTACGGACAACATGCTGGCTGGGTTGAGAACAACGACCATGATTGAGGGCACTGAGGTGACCGTCCTGAAATCAGCTGAAGAGATGCGTTCATTTCTCGTCGATGATCTGGGCGTTGATTTGTCCAAAACCATCATGACGTACTGCCGCGCCGGTAACCTGGCGTCCAGCGGTTTTGCTCCTATTGATATCGTTCTCGGCAATGAAGTCGATGTTATGACCTATGACGGTTCATGGAGTCAGTGGGGGAGTTTGACCGCTGATGAGACCGTGGTTCCCAGTGCCGCCTATGTGTTGCCGGTCGGTTATTCAGCGTGGGCTACGGATGTTTTGACCTCTGATGGCGCTGGTGGTGCACCGTTCTATCTTTATCCTGCTGATAACACGACTGAAATTCAGCAACCGTTTTTCTTTGATGCGCCATTGAGTCCTTATGATGAGGGTGCCAACACGATCGAAGACGAAGATTATGAGTACTGGTATTACGGCGGTGAAGAGGCTGGTGCGCCTAGCGCTGGAAATGCTGGTGATGCTGGCGGCTGCTAA